In the Streptomyces sp. 840.1 genome, one interval contains:
- the aroB gene encoding 3-dehydroquinate synthase encodes MSAPLIVLVGPMGVGKSTVGELLAGRLGTTYRDTDADVVATAGKPIAEIFYDEGEERFRELERAAVRDAVAEHTGVLSLGGGAVLDETTRTLLAGHAVVYLSMDVDEAVKRVGLNTARPLLAVNPRRQWRELMEARRHLYTDVARAVVATDERTPQEVAQAVLEALELPDAPSSGRENATMTDQGPTRIQIAGSAGTDPYEVVIGRQLLGELPSFIGDRVKRVAVLHPEALAETGEAVRQDLADQGYEAIAIQLPNAEEAKTVEVAAYCWKALGQTGFTRTDVIVGVGGGATTDVAGFVAATWLRGVRWIAVPTTVLAMVDAAVGGKTGINTAEGKNLVGAFHPPAGVLCDLAALDSLPVNDYVSGMAEIIKAGFIADPVILDLVEADPQGARSPAGPHTAELIERAIRVKAEVVSSDLKESGLREILNYGHTLAHAIEKNERYKWRHGAAVSVGMVFAAELGRLAGRLDDATADRHRAVLESVGLPLTYRGDQWPKLLENMKVDKKSRGDLLRFIVLDGLGKPTVLEGPDPAVLLAAYGEVSA; translated from the coding sequence ATGAGCGCCCCGCTGATCGTCCTGGTCGGCCCGATGGGCGTCGGCAAGTCCACCGTGGGCGAGTTGCTCGCCGGTCGGCTCGGCACCACCTACCGGGACACCGACGCGGATGTCGTCGCCACGGCCGGGAAGCCGATCGCGGAGATCTTCTACGACGAGGGCGAGGAGCGGTTCCGCGAGCTGGAGCGCGCGGCCGTGCGCGACGCGGTCGCCGAGCACACGGGCGTGCTCTCGCTCGGCGGCGGCGCCGTCCTCGACGAGACGACGCGGACCCTGCTGGCCGGCCACGCGGTCGTCTACCTCTCGATGGACGTCGACGAGGCGGTCAAGCGGGTCGGGCTGAACACCGCGCGCCCGCTGCTCGCCGTCAATCCGCGCCGGCAGTGGCGCGAACTCATGGAGGCCCGGCGCCACCTCTACACGGACGTGGCCCGCGCGGTCGTCGCGACCGACGAGCGCACACCGCAAGAGGTCGCCCAGGCGGTCCTCGAAGCACTGGAACTGCCGGACGCGCCGTCGTCCGGCCGGGAGAACGCAACGATGACCGACCAGGGACCCACTCGCATCCAGATCGCCGGCAGCGCGGGCACCGACCCGTACGAGGTGGTGATCGGCCGGCAGCTGCTGGGCGAGCTGCCTTCGTTCATCGGCGACCGCGTCAAGCGCGTCGCGGTCCTGCACCCCGAGGCACTCGCGGAGACCGGCGAGGCCGTCCGCCAGGACCTCGCGGACCAGGGCTACGAGGCCATCGCGATCCAGCTGCCGAACGCCGAGGAGGCCAAGACCGTCGAGGTCGCGGCCTACTGCTGGAAGGCGCTCGGCCAGACCGGCTTCACCCGCACGGACGTCATCGTCGGCGTGGGCGGCGGCGCCACCACGGACGTCGCCGGGTTCGTCGCGGCGACCTGGCTGCGCGGAGTGCGCTGGATCGCCGTCCCCACCACCGTGCTCGCCATGGTGGACGCGGCCGTCGGCGGCAAGACCGGCATCAACACCGCCGAGGGCAAGAACCTCGTCGGCGCCTTCCACCCGCCCGCCGGGGTGCTCTGCGACCTCGCCGCCCTCGACTCGCTGCCGGTCAACGACTACGTCAGCGGCATGGCCGAGATCATCAAGGCCGGCTTCATCGCGGACCCGGTGATCCTCGACCTCGTCGAGGCGGACCCGCAAGGCGCCCGCTCGCCGGCCGGACCGCACACCGCCGAGCTCATCGAGCGGGCCATCCGGGTCAAGGCCGAGGTCGTCTCCAGCGACCTCAAGGAGTCCGGGCTGCGCGAGATCCTCAACTACGGCCACACCCTGGCGCACGCGATCGAGAAGAACGAGCGCTACAAGTGGCGGCACGGGGCGGCCGTCTCGGTCGGCATGGTCTTCGCCGCCGAACTGGGCCGGCTCGCCGGACGGCTGGACGACGCGACCGCCGACCGGCACCGCGCCGTCCTGGAGTCCGTCGGACTGCCGCTCACCTACCGAGGCGACCAGTGGCCCAAGCTGCTGGAGAACATGAAGGTCGACAAGAAGTCCCGCGGCGACCTGCTGCGCTTCATCGTCCTGGACGGCCTGGGCAAGCCCACCGTCCTGGAGGGCCCCGACCCGGCCGTCCTGCTCGCCGCCTACGGGGAGGTGTCGGCGTGA
- the aroQ gene encoding type II 3-dehydroquinate dehydratase, which translates to MTRRVLVLNGPNLGRLGSREPDVYGATSYAGLVEACRTLGKELGFDVDVRETNDEGELIRWLHEAADGSIPVVLNPGAFTHYSYGMRDAAAQRTAPLIEVHISNPYAREEFRHNSVVAPVATGTVAGFGIGSYRLALRALADEPTD; encoded by the coding sequence GTGACCCGACGGGTCCTCGTCCTCAACGGGCCCAACCTCGGCCGGCTCGGCTCCCGCGAGCCCGATGTCTACGGCGCCACCTCGTACGCCGGACTCGTCGAGGCCTGCCGCACGCTCGGCAAGGAGCTCGGCTTCGACGTCGACGTCCGGGAGACCAACGACGAGGGGGAGCTGATCCGCTGGCTGCACGAGGCCGCGGACGGTTCGATTCCGGTCGTTCTCAACCCCGGCGCGTTCACGCACTACTCGTACGGGATGCGGGACGCGGCGGCCCAGCGCACCGCCCCGCTGATCGAGGTGCACATCTCGAACCCGTACGCGCGGGAGGAATTCCGCCACAACTCCGTGGTCGCGCCCGTCGCCACCGGGACCGTGGCGGGATTCGGCATCGGCTCCTACCGGCTCGCGCTGCGGGCACTGGCGGACGAGCCGACGGACTGA
- a CDS encoding Pro-rich N-terminal domain-containing protein, with the protein MQHAVGAPLPPPHGPGTGPVGWSQQAQHPGHPGPPVPPPAGPPGPPPSGRPVPPPPAGRPAGPPRPPAAQQAQGQGWSGPAPHQAPAPVSRESTGHIQLPPGGPVPLPAPPAEPGTGTATLAVLLIGPAGAGKTTVAKLWASRRRVPTAHVSLDDVREWVCSGFADPQAGWNDQSEAQYRLARRTCGFSARNFLANGISCILDDAVFPDRPVVGLGGWKRHVGPGLLPVVLLPGLEVVLERNAARSGNRRLSDEEVARIHGRMAGWYGSGLPIIDNSTYDVETTARVLDDILARSIASPPAW; encoded by the coding sequence ATGCAGCACGCAGTGGGGGCACCGCTGCCGCCGCCCCACGGACCCGGAACCGGGCCTGTCGGATGGTCGCAGCAGGCCCAGCACCCCGGCCATCCCGGACCGCCGGTCCCGCCCCCGGCCGGTCCGCCCGGCCCGCCCCCCTCGGGCCGTCCCGTCCCGCCGCCCCCGGCCGGACGCCCCGCCGGGCCACCCCGGCCCCCGGCCGCCCAGCAGGCGCAGGGCCAGGGCTGGAGCGGGCCCGCACCGCACCAGGCACCGGCGCCGGTCTCCCGGGAGAGCACCGGGCACATCCAGCTGCCGCCCGGCGGGCCCGTACCGCTGCCCGCGCCGCCCGCCGAGCCCGGCACCGGCACCGCGACCCTCGCCGTGCTCCTGATCGGACCCGCGGGCGCCGGGAAGACCACCGTGGCCAAGCTCTGGGCGAGCCGCCGCCGGGTCCCCACCGCCCACGTCAGCCTCGACGACGTCCGGGAGTGGGTCTGCTCCGGCTTCGCGGACCCGCAGGCGGGGTGGAACGACCAGTCGGAGGCCCAGTACCGGCTGGCCCGCCGCACCTGCGGCTTCTCCGCCCGCAACTTCCTGGCCAACGGCATCTCCTGCATCCTCGACGACGCGGTCTTCCCGGACCGCCCCGTGGTCGGCCTCGGCGGCTGGAAGCGGCACGTGGGCCCCGGGCTGCTGCCCGTCGTCCTGCTGCCCGGCCTGGAGGTCGTCCTGGAGCGCAACGCCGCCCGCAGCGGCAACCGCCGGCTCTCGGACGAGGAGGTCGCCCGGATCCACGGCCGGATGGCCGGCTGGTACGGCTCCGGGCTGCCGATCATCGACAACTCCACGTACGACGTGGAGACCACCGCCCGCGTCCTGGACGACATACTCGCCCGCTCCATAGCCAGCCCCCCGGCCTGGTAG
- a CDS encoding aminopeptidase P family protein: MSEVYAVRRGLLRDRCAAVGSAAALVSRPANVRYLAGGAPPGAVLLLGPDEDVLLCPRPPTGDPADGRTDEQLRLDLLSRTGGDPVVAAADLAASRGAESLAVEEHDLTVARHRAMGAVAPKLRLADLGVTVEQLRIVKDEEEIGCLRIAAEITDQALGELLESILVGRTERHLALELERRLVDHGADGPAFATSVATGPNSGRGRHRPSDRRVEEGDFLSVCLGANYRGYRCEIGRTFVIGTAPADWQIDLYDLVFAAQRAGREALVPGAAYRDVDRAARHLLDSAGHGEGLPTRTGHGVGLEIDEDPQLAPAAMGKLDACVPVTVEPGVHLPGRGGVRIDDTLVVRPEADGGPELLTITTKELLAL, encoded by the coding sequence ATGTCAGAGGTGTACGCCGTCCGACGCGGGCTGCTCCGCGACCGGTGCGCCGCCGTCGGATCCGCGGCCGCCCTGGTCTCCCGCCCCGCCAATGTCCGCTATCTGGCAGGGGGAGCGCCGCCGGGCGCCGTGCTGCTGCTCGGCCCCGACGAGGACGTTCTGCTCTGCCCGCGACCGCCGACCGGTGATCCGGCCGACGGACGTACCGACGAACAGCTCCGGCTGGACCTGCTGTCGCGCACCGGTGGCGATCCGGTGGTCGCCGCCGCGGATCTGGCTGCCTCCCGGGGCGCCGAGTCGCTGGCCGTCGAGGAACACGATCTGACCGTCGCCCGGCACCGTGCCATGGGCGCGGTCGCCCCGAAGCTCCGGCTGGCCGACCTGGGGGTCACCGTCGAGCAGCTGCGCATCGTCAAGGACGAGGAGGAGATCGGCTGCCTGCGGATCGCCGCCGAGATCACCGACCAGGCGCTCGGTGAACTCCTCGAATCGATCCTGGTCGGCCGCACCGAACGCCATCTGGCGCTGGAGCTGGAGCGCCGGCTGGTGGACCACGGCGCCGACGGCCCGGCCTTCGCCACCTCCGTCGCGACCGGTCCCAACTCCGGCCGGGGCCGTCACCGGCCCTCGGACCGGAGGGTGGAGGAAGGAGATTTCCTCTCCGTCTGCCTCGGTGCGAACTACCGCGGCTACCGGTGCGAGATCGGCCGTACCTTCGTCATCGGCACCGCTCCGGCCGACTGGCAGATCGACCTCTACGACCTGGTTTTCGCCGCTCAGAGGGCTGGACGGGAGGCACTTGTGCCCGGCGCCGCCTACCGCGACGTGGACCGCGCGGCCCGCCACCTCCTGGACTCGGCGGGCCACGGTGAGGGCCTTCCGACCAGGACCGGGCACGGGGTGGGGCTCGAAATCGACGAGGACCCGCAACTGGCACCTGCGGCCATGGGTAAACTGGACGCTTGCGTGCCGGTCACCGTCGAACCGGGGGTCCACCTCCCGGGCCGGGGCGGGGTCCGGATCGATGACACGCTCGTCGTGCGCCCCGAGGCGGACGGCGGACCCGAGCTACTCACCATTACGACCAAGGAGCTGCTCGCGCTCTAG
- the efp gene encoding elongation factor P has translation MASTNDLKNGLVLKLDGGQLWSVVEFQHVKPGKGPAFVRTKLKNVLSGKVVDKTFNAGVKVETATIDRRDMQFSYMDGEYFVFMDMDTYDQLMVDRKSVGDAANFLIEGFTASVAQHEGEVLYVELPAAVELVIQHTDPGVQGDRSTGGTKPATLETGYEIGVPLFITTGEKIKVDTRSGDYLGRVNS, from the coding sequence GTGGCTTCCACGAACGACCTCAAGAACGGCCTGGTGCTCAAGCTCGACGGAGGCCAGCTCTGGTCCGTCGTCGAGTTCCAGCACGTCAAGCCCGGCAAGGGCCCCGCCTTCGTGCGCACCAAGCTCAAGAACGTGCTCTCCGGCAAGGTCGTCGACAAGACGTTCAACGCCGGTGTGAAGGTCGAAACGGCCACCATTGACCGACGCGACATGCAGTTCTCGTACATGGACGGCGAGTACTTCGTCTTCATGGACATGGACACGTACGACCAGCTGATGGTCGACCGCAAGTCCGTCGGCGACGCCGCCAACTTCCTGATCGAGGGCTTCACCGCCTCCGTCGCGCAGCACGAGGGCGAGGTGCTCTACGTCGAGCTGCCGGCCGCCGTCGAGCTCGTCATCCAGCACACGGACCCGGGCGTCCAGGGCGACCGTTCCACCGGTGGCACCAAGCCCGCCACGCTGGAGACCGGCTACGAGATCGGTGTCCCGCTCTTCATCACGACGGGCGAGAAGATCAAGGTCGACACCCGCTCGGGCGATTACCTCGGCCGGGTGAACAGCTAA
- the nusB gene encoding transcription antitermination factor NusB — MAARNTARKRAFQILFEADQRGESVQTVLADWVRHSRSDTRQPPVTEYTMELVEGYAQYADRIDDLIVTYAVDWEIDRMPVVDRNILRLGAYELIWVDATPDAVVIDEAVQIAKEFSTDDSPSFVNGLLARFKDLKPNLRREQ, encoded by the coding sequence GTGGCTGCCCGGAACACGGCCCGCAAGCGTGCCTTCCAGATCCTCTTCGAGGCCGACCAGCGCGGTGAGTCCGTGCAGACGGTCCTCGCGGACTGGGTGCGGCACTCGCGGTCCGACACCCGTCAGCCGCCGGTCACCGAGTACACGATGGAGCTCGTCGAGGGGTACGCGCAGTACGCGGACCGGATCGACGACCTCATCGTCACCTATGCCGTGGACTGGGAGATCGACCGGATGCCGGTCGTCGACCGGAACATCCTGCGGCTCGGTGCGTACGAGCTGATCTGGGTGGACGCGACACCGGACGCGGTGGTGATCGACGAGGCGGTGCAGATCGCCAAGGAGTTCTCCACCGACGACTCCCCGTCCTTCGTGAACGGCCTGCTGGCCCGCTTCAAGGACCTCAAGCCGAACCTCCGCCGGGAGCAGTAG
- the bldD gene encoding transcriptional regulator BldD, with protein MSSEYAKQLGAKLRAIRTQQGLSLHGVEEKSQGRWKAVVVGSYERGDRAVTVQRLAELADFYGVPVQELLPGTTPGGAAEPPPKLVLDLERLAHVPPEKAGPLQRYAATIQSQRGDYNGKVLSIRQDDLRTLAVIYDQSPSVLTEQLISWGVLDADARRAVAHDEG; from the coding sequence ATGTCCAGCGAATACGCAAAGCAGCTCGGGGCCAAGCTCCGTGCCATCCGCACCCAGCAGGGCCTCTCCCTCCATGGCGTCGAGGAGAAGTCCCAGGGCCGCTGGAAGGCCGTCGTAGTGGGCTCGTACGAGCGCGGTGACCGTGCCGTGACCGTGCAGCGCCTCGCGGAGCTGGCCGACTTCTACGGGGTCCCCGTGCAGGAGCTCCTGCCCGGTACGACGCCCGGTGGCGCCGCCGAGCCGCCGCCGAAGCTCGTCCTGGACCTGGAGCGCCTCGCCCACGTCCCGCCGGAGAAGGCCGGACCGCTGCAGCGCTACGCGGCGACGATCCAGAGCCAGCGCGGTGACTACAACGGCAAGGTCCTCTCGATCCGCCAGGACGACCTGCGCACGCTCGCCGTGATCTACGACCAGTCCCCGTCCGTGCTCACGGAACAGCTGATCAGCTGGGGTGTGCTGGACGCGGACGCGCGTCGCGCCGTCGCCCACGACGAGGGCTGA
- the pyrR gene encoding bifunctional pyr operon transcriptional regulator/uracil phosphoribosyltransferase PyrR — protein sequence MDAQHDATGNAARPVLEAPDIARVLTRIAHEIVERAKGADDVVLLGIPTRGVYLARRLADKLEEITGRKMPVGSLDITMYRDDLRMHPARALARTEIPGEGIEGRLVVLVDDVLFSGRTIRAALDALGDIGRPRAVQLAVLVDRGHRELPIRADYVGKNLPTSLRETVKVQLDEEDGRDAVLLGAGRTAPAGEQ from the coding sequence ATGGACGCACAGCACGACGCCACCGGCAATGCGGCACGCCCCGTTCTCGAGGCTCCCGACATCGCCCGAGTACTGACCCGTATCGCCCACGAGATCGTCGAACGCGCCAAGGGCGCCGACGACGTGGTGCTTCTCGGCATCCCGACCCGGGGCGTCTATCTCGCCCGCCGGCTCGCCGACAAGCTCGAAGAGATCACCGGCCGGAAGATGCCGGTCGGCTCCCTCGACATCACGATGTACCGCGACGACCTGCGGATGCACCCGGCACGGGCCCTGGCCCGCACCGAGATCCCCGGCGAGGGCATCGAGGGCCGCCTGGTCGTCCTCGTCGACGACGTCCTCTTCTCCGGCCGCACGATCCGCGCCGCGCTCGACGCGCTCGGCGACATCGGCCGGCCCCGCGCGGTGCAGCTCGCGGTCCTCGTCGACCGAGGACACCGCGAACTCCCGATCCGCGCCGACTACGTCGGCAAGAACCTCCCCACGTCGCTGCGGGAGACGGTCAAGGTCCAGCTCGACGAGGAGGACGGCCGCGACGCCGTGCTGCTCGGTGCCGGGCGGACCGCCCCGGCGGGCGAGCAGTAA
- a CDS encoding aspartate carbamoyltransferase catalytic subunit: MKRHLISAADLTRDDAVLILDTAEEMARVADRPIKKLPTLRGRTVVNLFFEDSTRTRISFEAAAKRLSADVINFSAKGSSVSKGESLKDTALTLEAMGADAVVIRHGASGAPYRLATSGWIDGAVVNAGDGTHEHPTQALLDAFTMRRRLVGADAGLGKDLDGRRITIVGDILHSRVARSNVHLLTTLGAHVTLVAPPTLVPVGVEHWPCDVSYSLDKVLPESDAVMMLRVQRERMNAAYFPTEREYSRRYGLDGERMARMPGDAIVMHPGPMVRGMEITAEVADSDRCTVVEQVANGVSIRMAVLYLLLGGSGPAAPPTPSPAARTEENK, translated from the coding sequence ATGAAGCGTCACCTCATCTCGGCCGCCGACCTCACCCGCGACGACGCCGTCCTGATCCTCGACACCGCCGAGGAGATGGCCAGGGTTGCGGACCGGCCGATCAAGAAGCTCCCCACCCTGCGCGGCCGGACCGTCGTCAACCTCTTCTTCGAGGACTCGACGCGCACCCGCATCTCCTTCGAGGCGGCCGCCAAGCGGCTGTCCGCCGATGTCATCAACTTCTCCGCCAAGGGCTCGTCCGTCTCCAAGGGCGAGTCCCTCAAGGACACCGCCCTGACCCTGGAGGCGATGGGCGCCGACGCCGTCGTCATCCGGCACGGCGCCTCCGGCGCCCCCTACCGGCTGGCCACCTCCGGCTGGATCGACGGCGCGGTCGTCAACGCCGGCGACGGCACCCACGAGCACCCCACCCAGGCCCTGCTGGACGCCTTCACGATGCGCCGCAGGCTGGTCGGGGCCGACGCCGGACTCGGCAAGGACCTCGACGGACGCCGGATCACGATCGTCGGCGACATCCTGCACAGCCGGGTCGCCCGCTCCAACGTCCACCTGCTGACCACCCTCGGCGCCCACGTCACCCTGGTAGCCCCGCCCACCCTGGTCCCGGTCGGCGTCGAGCACTGGCCCTGCGACGTCAGCTACAGCCTCGACAAGGTGCTGCCCGAGTCGGACGCGGTGATGATGCTGCGTGTGCAGCGTGAGCGGATGAACGCCGCGTACTTCCCGACCGAGCGCGAGTACTCCCGCCGCTACGGCCTGGACGGCGAGCGGATGGCGAGGATGCCCGGGGACGCCATCGTCATGCACCCCGGCCCGATGGTCCGGGGCATGGAGATCACCGCCGAGGTCGCCGACTCCGACCGCTGCACCGTCGTCGAGCAGGTCGCCAACGGGGTCTCCATCCGGATGGCCGTGCTCTACCTGCTGCTGGGCGGCTCCGGACCCGCCGCCCCGCCCACCCCGTCGCCCGCCGCCCGTACCGAGGAGAACAAGTAA
- a CDS encoding dihydroorotase, translated as MSKILIRGAKILGGEPQDVLIDGETVAAVGTGLDAGDATVIEAAGQILLPGLVDLHTHLREPGREDSETVLTGTRAAAAGGFTAVHAMANTFPVADTAGVVEQVWRLGRESGYCDVQPIGAVTVGLEGKQLAELGAMHDSAAGVKVFSDDGKCVDDAVIMRRALEYVKAFDGVVAQHAQEPRLTEGAQMNEGIVSAELGLGGWPAVAEESIIARDVLLAAHVDSRVHICHLSTAGSVEIVRWAKSKGWNVTAEVTPHHLLLTDELVRSYNPVYKVNPPLRTEADVMALREALADGTIDCVATDHAPHPHEDKDCEWAAAAMGMVGLETALSVVQQTMVETGLLDWAGVADRMSLRPAAIGRLDGHGRPVAAGEPANLTLVDPAYRGAVDPAGFASRSRNTPYEGRELPGRVTHTFLRGRATVVDGKLA; from the coding sequence ATGAGCAAGATCCTTATCCGCGGCGCGAAGATCCTCGGCGGCGAGCCGCAGGACGTCCTCATCGACGGCGAGACCGTCGCGGCCGTCGGCACCGGCCTCGACGCCGGCGACGCCACGGTCATCGAGGCGGCGGGCCAGATCCTGCTGCCCGGCCTGGTCGACCTCCACACCCACCTGCGCGAGCCCGGCCGGGAGGACTCCGAAACCGTCCTGACCGGCACCAGGGCCGCCGCGGCAGGCGGCTTCACCGCCGTCCACGCCATGGCCAACACCTTCCCCGTAGCCGACACCGCCGGAGTCGTCGAGCAGGTCTGGCGGCTCGGCAGGGAGTCCGGCTACTGCGACGTGCAGCCCATCGGCGCCGTCACCGTCGGCCTGGAGGGCAAGCAGCTCGCCGAGCTCGGCGCCATGCACGACTCGGCCGCCGGAGTGAAGGTCTTCTCCGACGACGGCAAGTGCGTCGACGACGCGGTGATCATGCGCCGCGCCCTGGAGTACGTGAAGGCCTTCGACGGGGTCGTCGCCCAGCACGCCCAGGAACCCCGCCTCACCGAGGGCGCCCAGATGAACGAGGGCATCGTCTCGGCCGAGCTCGGCCTCGGCGGCTGGCCCGCCGTCGCCGAGGAGTCGATCATCGCCCGCGACGTCCTGCTCGCCGCCCACGTCGACTCCCGGGTGCACATCTGCCACCTGTCGACCGCCGGCTCCGTCGAGATCGTCCGCTGGGCCAAGTCCAAGGGCTGGAACGTCACCGCCGAGGTCACCCCGCACCACCTCCTCCTCACCGACGAGCTCGTACGCTCCTACAACCCCGTCTACAAGGTGAACCCGCCGCTGCGCACCGAGGCCGACGTCATGGCCCTGCGCGAGGCCCTCGCGGACGGCACCATCGACTGCGTCGCCACCGACCACGCCCCGCACCCGCACGAGGACAAGGACTGCGAGTGGGCCGCGGCCGCCATGGGCATGGTCGGCCTGGAGACCGCGCTCTCCGTGGTCCAGCAGACGATGGTGGAGACCGGACTCCTCGACTGGGCCGGCGTCGCCGACCGGATGTCGCTGCGCCCGGCCGCCATCGGCCGGCTGGACGGCCACGGCCGCCCCGTCGCCGCCGGTGAGCCCGCCAACCTCACCCTGGTCGATCCGGCTTACCGTGGAGCGGTGGACCCCGCGGGCTTCGCCTCCCGCAGCCGCAACACTCCCTACGAGGGACGCGAGCTGCCGGGCCGAGTGACCCACACCTTCCTGCGGGGCCGTGCCACGGTCGTCGACGGGAAGCTCGCGTGA
- the carA gene encoding glutamine-hydrolyzing carbamoyl-phosphate synthase small subunit — translation MTISTRGAGKAPAVLVLEDGRAFRGRAYGAVGETFGEAVFSTGMTGYQETLTDPSYHRQVVVMTAPHVGNTGVNDEDPESKRIWVSGYVVRDPARTPSNWRSRRSLDDELTAQGVVGISGIDTRALTRHLRERGAMRVGIFSGSALADEGALLAKVRRAPEMSGADLSAEVATQEAYVVPAIGTKKFTVAAIDLGIKGMTPHRMAERGIEVHVLPATATLEEVYAVAPDGVFFSNGPGDPSTADHPVSVMRGVLERRTPLFGICFGNQILGRALGFGTYKLKYGHRGINQPVQDRSTGKVEVTAHNHGFAVDAPLDKVSDTAYGRAEVSHVCLNDQVVEGLQLLDRPAFSVQYHPEAAAGPHDAAYLFDRFVSLMEDQRA, via the coding sequence ATGACGATCTCCACCCGGGGAGCCGGCAAGGCTCCCGCCGTACTCGTCCTGGAGGACGGCCGCGCCTTCCGCGGCCGCGCCTACGGGGCTGTGGGGGAGACCTTCGGCGAGGCGGTTTTCTCCACCGGCATGACCGGCTACCAGGAGACGCTGACCGACCCCTCGTACCACCGCCAGGTCGTCGTGATGACCGCCCCGCACGTCGGCAACACCGGTGTGAACGACGAGGACCCCGAGTCGAAGCGGATCTGGGTCTCCGGCTACGTCGTGCGCGACCCCGCCCGCACCCCCTCCAACTGGCGCTCGCGGCGCTCGCTCGACGACGAGCTCACGGCGCAGGGCGTCGTCGGGATCAGCGGCATCGACACCCGCGCCCTCACCCGCCACCTGCGCGAGCGCGGCGCGATGCGCGTCGGCATCTTCTCCGGCAGCGCGCTCGCCGACGAGGGCGCGCTCCTCGCCAAGGTGCGCCGGGCTCCCGAGATGAGCGGCGCCGACCTCTCCGCCGAGGTCGCCACCCAGGAGGCCTACGTCGTCCCCGCGATCGGCACCAAGAAGTTCACCGTCGCCGCGATCGACCTCGGCATCAAGGGCATGACCCCGCACCGGATGGCCGAACGCGGCATCGAGGTGCACGTCCTGCCCGCCACCGCCACCCTGGAGGAGGTGTACGCGGTCGCCCCCGACGGCGTCTTCTTCTCCAACGGCCCCGGCGACCCGTCCACCGCCGACCACCCCGTCTCCGTCATGCGGGGCGTCCTGGAGCGCAGGACCCCGCTCTTCGGTATCTGCTTCGGCAACCAGATCCTGGGCCGCGCGCTCGGCTTCGGCACCTACAAGCTGAAGTACGGCCACCGCGGCATCAACCAGCCCGTGCAGGACCGCTCGACCGGCAAGGTCGAGGTCACCGCGCACAACCACGGCTTCGCCGTCGACGCCCCGCTCGACAAGGTCTCCGACACCGCCTACGGGCGGGCCGAGGTCTCCCACGTCTGCCTGAACGACCAGGTCGTCGAGGGCCTCCAGCTCCTCGACCGGCCGGCCTTCAGCGTCCAGTACCACCCCGAAGCGGCCGCCGGCCCGCACGACGCCGCGTACCTCTTCGACCGCTTCGTATCCCTGATGGAGGACCAGCGTGCCTAA